Proteins co-encoded in one Carassius carassius chromosome 35, fCarCar2.1, whole genome shotgun sequence genomic window:
- the LOC132116393 gene encoding myeloid-associated differentiation marker-like protein 2 codes for MEKPKFSLSALKSTRGALHMLQIVMCAVTFAVSYVWGHPLHTYWIYCMVVWGLCPIISLVITIVEVFLIHKLILVFCMDWDDFTTGMAMMASLCTFSCTAMFANFYICRMCIWGWMVTILSVVCCALYCAETFRDKCDATRSATYVAALPGFIKILEAFVGCIILISLIGYVGKPALLWCIVAYAIPLPLTLLTIITNILTKLKNCLPFSIDRFTMIFLVISILLYISAAILWPTYSFRGNPRPRDCPGNSCIWSIQFVVTIMTYINLGLYAADLVLTCLGICGFKRAQ; via the coding sequence ATGGAAAAGCCCAAGTTCTCTCTTTCCGCCCTGAAGAGCACTCGCGGTGCCCTGCACATGCTGCAGATCGTGATGTGCGCGGTGACGTTTGCGGTGAGCTACGTCTGGGGTCACCCGCTTCACACCTACTGGATCTACTGCATGGTGGTGTGGGGTCTGTGTCCCATCATCTCGCTGGTCATCACCATAGTGGAGGTGTTCCTCATCCACAAGCTGATCCTGGTGTTCTGCATGGACTGGGATGACTTCACGACCGGCATGGCCATGATGGCGTCGCTCTGCACGTTCTCCTGCACGGCGATGTTCGCCAACTTCTACATCTGCCGGATGTGCATCTGGGGCTGGATGGTCACGATCCTCTCTGTGGTGTGTTGCGCGCTTTACTGTGCGGAGACGTTCAGGGACAAATGTGATGCCACACGCTCTGCAACATACGTGGCTGCGCTTCCAGGCTTCATTAAGATTCTCGAAGCCTTCGTTGGCTGCATCATCCTCATATCCCTGATTGGTTACGTGGGTAAACCGGCTCTGCTGTGGTGCATCGTGGCCTATGCTATTCCCTTGCCTCTAACCCTCCTGACCATCATCACCAACATCTTGACCAAGTTAAAGAACTGTCTGCCCTTCAGCATCGATCGTTTCACAATGATTTTCCTGGTCATTTCAATTCTGCTTTACATCTCTGCTGCTATTCTCTGGCCCACCTACAGCTTCAGAGGAAACCCGCGGCCCAGAGACTGTCCGGGAAACAGCTGTATATGGAGCATCCAGTTTGTTGTGACCATCATGACCTACATTAATCTCGGCCTGTATGCTGCTGATCTGGTCTTGACCTGCTTGGGTATCTGTGGATTCAAACGCGCTCAATAG